The region AAACGACATTAATTAAGAGTTTATTAGAACAAATTCCATACGACGGGATGATTAAACGTGATAATCGAGTAAAGGTGGCTTATGTGTCTCAATTTCCGAAGTATCAGTCTGGATTTTTGCGTGATATTTTGCAAATTGAACAACTTGAAGAAGCACGATTTAGAAGTATTTTAGGAGCACTTAGTTGTCATCGTGACATTTTTTTGCGTGATTTATCAAGCTTTAGCTTAGGAGAATTAAAAAAGGTTGAGATGGCTAGAAGTCTTTATAATCCGAGTCAGGTTCTTATTTGGGACGAACCGCTGAATGGACTTGATATATTAAGCCGAAAAGCGATTGAAGAGGCGATTTTACAATCTGAACCAACCATGATTTTTATTGAACATGATGAAACATTTATCGAAAAAATCGCCACCAAACGCTTAGTACTTTCCTAAAAAAGTCATCCAGGGACACTGGATGACTTTTTTTGGGGTTCCGGTTACCTATTTGCAATCAAAAGAAAATTATGATACTTTTTAAAGGTATTTTAATAAGTTTTTTTATAGACTTTATAAAATAGTTTTATAAAGTGAAAGGAAGGAACTTTCTTGAATCAAGTCAATACAACGATGACAGTGAAACGAATCAATACAGAGCTTGTAAGAGCAACGCTTAAAAGACTGAAATCGGCGACAAAACCTGAAGTTGCTAAAGCAACGGGGCTTAGTGTTATGACCTGTGGAACCATTTTAAATGAGTTACTTGCAACGGGTGAAGTGTTAGAGCAACAAGTGGATCCTTCGAGTGGAGGACGTCCAGCTATTCGTTATGAGTATCAGGCCAATTATGCTCAAATCGTCTGTTTATATGCGAGAACGGAAGGGAATGAGCATTTTATCAGTTATCAAGTTTGTAATTTATTAGGTGAGTGTTTAGAAGAAAACACGATTTATTATGACGAGATTACGTATGACGTATATGAACAACAATTAGAGCGCCTAAAAGATGTTTATCCAGCGATTAAAGTAGCAGGAATTGGGGTCCAGGGTGTCGTGCATGAAGGGGTGATTGGCGTTTGTGATATCAAGAGGCTTGAAAAGGTGGACATTGTTTCGAAGTTAGAAGACAAATTAAAGATTGACATTGTCGCTCAAAATGATATGAATTTAATCACGTATGGTTACTATCAAAAACAAGAGGATGAATCCCCCAAAAACATAGCCTATGTTTATTTTCCTGATGGTAACTACATGGGAGCCGGTCTGATTGTGAATGGACAAGTGGTGAAAGGTGAAACTAACTTTTCAGGAGAGTTATCGTTCTTACCGTTGGGGATCCTAAGAAGTGAACAACTAGAGCAGTTCAAACAACCAGACACCATGGTTAAATTAGCCGCGAAAAGTATCGCGTCACTTATTGCGATTATTAATCCAGCAGTAATCGTTTTAGCAGGACGCTGTGTAAAAGAAGAAGATTTAAAACGGATTGAATCAGAGGTTAAGACAATGATTCCAGGTGTTCATATGCCAACACTTAAGTATCGTCATGATATTCATGCCGATTATATGAATGGATTAAAAACGTTGACGCTAGAACAACTATCGTACCCATTTAAATTTGAGAAGAAGACATTTTAGGAGGAAAAATGATGACTGAAAAAGAAAGAATGTTAAGTGGAAAACCTTATTTAGCGTTTGAAGACACGTTACTCGAAGAACGCCAACGCGCGAAAGGACTTGTTTATGAAATTAATACGTTGCATCCGTTTAAACTCGATGAACGACGTACGCTGTTAAAAGAATTGCTCGGAAAGACAGGTGAAAATTTCTTTGTTGAGCCACCATTTCGTTGTGATTATGGTTATAACATTGAAATTGGAGAAAATTTTTACTCAAACTATAACTGTACGATACTAGATTGTGCCAAAGTGACAATAGGAAATAACGTATTATTTGCACCTAATGTGAGTTTATTTACAGCTGGACATCCGATCGATGCGACATTGCGTGCACAGGAGTATGAATATGCGTTTCCCATTACGATTGGAAATGATGTATGGATTGGAGGAAATACGGTCATTAACCCAGGAGTGACGATTGGAAGCAACGTGGTTATCGGATCAGGATCAGTCATCACGAAAGATATTCCATCCAATTGTATTGCTGCTGGAAATCCATGCCGTGTGATTCGTGACATAACAGAGGAGGATAAGCAATATTATTATAAGAAACTAAAATTTGATCGCTAGGAGGAGAAAGATAATGGAGGGGATTATCAAGCAATTGATTGAGGAATATCGTAAACTTGAAGAAGTTGAGGCCATTACGATTGCAGGTTCACGTGCCGCTAATCGATCAGATGAGCAGTCTGATATCGATATCGATTTGTTTATTACTGCACCCATTTCAGTTGAAAAACGCCGAAACATTGCAACGAAGTTTTCATCTAACATGGAAATTGATAATCGATTTTTCGGAACGGGGGACGAGTTCTTTTTGAAGGATTATCCTATTGAAATCGATGTTTGTTTATTTGATTGGCAAGATATCGTGTCAGGATTAAAACGCGTCATGGAAGATTATCAGGCAAGTACCGGTTATACGACCTGTTTTGTTCATAACGTGGTAAATGCCCAGATTGTCTTTGATCGTCATGGGGAGTTTTCTAAAACACAAGAAAAATATAAAACATCCTATCCTAAAACCTTAAAACAAAATATCATTAGGATGAATTATCCGATTTTAAGACAGTGTTTTTCCTCATATGAGGCGCAAATTAAAAAGGCCATAACGCGAGGGGATTTAAATAGTGTTAATCATCGAGTCACTGCTTTTTTAGCGAGCTATTATGATATTTTATTTGCAGTGAATGAGATGTTTCATCCGGGGGAGAAACGATTACTTCATATTTTAATGCACCAGTGTGATAAATGTCCGGAGCATTTACAACAAAACGTCGAAGCGTTAATACAATCAGTCGGAGTGGATTCAAATAGTGTCTTAGCGTGTTTAACGTCATTAGTTGATGAACTTGATGTATTATTAAAACAAGAGAACTTACTTGATTAAACAAGAGAGTTACTCTTGTTTTTTTATTTCATGTTAACTTTGAATTTCAAAATAGTTGACGTAATAATAGAGATATGCTAAACTCTTTTTAATTCAAACTGTTTGAAATTCAAAACAAAGGAGAAAAAAGATGATTTTAAAGGAAGAGTTGTTAAGTATACTGGAGCAAAATCGTCATCAAGTTATGTCGGGGCAACTCTTAGCTAATCAATTAAATGTCAGTCGCACAGCAATTTGGAAATGCATCACGGCATTAAAAGAGGATGGCTATGAGATTAATACGATTCAAAATAAAGGGTATCAACTTCATAAATCTTGTGATGTACTATCCGTTGCCGGTATTAAAAGTCATTTAAAGTCATGCTACCAATCTAACGATATATTCTTACACCAAATCATTCCGTCAACGAATGAAGAAGCGAAACGATTGCTCACACTGGGAGTTAAGCATCAGACGGTGGTCTTAGCTGAGGGGCAAAGTGCAGGAAAAGGTCGCTTTGGTCGTGCTTTTTATTCACCAGCGCGAAGTGGAATTTACATGACGCTCATTTTACATCCTAATTTACAGCTTAAAAGTTCAGTCTTGCTCAGCACAGCCGTATCAGTTGCGATTTGTCGGGCGATTGAAGTGGTTTGTGGGATACAAACACAGATTAAATGGGTAAATGATATTTATTTGAATGAAAAGAAAGTAGGAGGAATTTTAACGGAGGCAGTCACCGATTTTGAAAGTGGAAGGGTTGAAAGTGTCATGATTGGCATTGGATTAAATGTCTCGACCGACATCTTTCCAAAAGAACTAGAAGAGATTGCAACATCGATTAAGCCTAAATTGGGAACGCGCAATCAATTGGTGGCTGAAATTTTAAATCAAGTATTTAAGATTTGTGAAAATTTAGAGTCAGCTAACTTTTTAGAAGAATATAAGGAAAGATCCACCGTTTTAGGAGAAGACATTTACTTTATCCAAAATGGAGTTAAACAAGTTGGGAAAGCGATTGAAATAGACCATGAAGGAGCCTTAATGGTGAAATTGCCTGACTCAACTATCATTCGACTGAATTCTGGGGAAATCACCATTCGTAAGAGTGGAATCGGAATTGAATCTTTTGAAAAGGTAGGAATTCAAATCGACTCATGAGACTTTTTAGAATTAAAAATTAAAGGATTAATCCAAAAAGAAGGAGCTTAAAAATGAAAACACACGATTTAACTAAAATGGCCATTTGTATCACCTTATTATGTATTTCATCTTATGTCTCATTTCCATTACCATTGTCGCCTGTTATGATTACAACACAGACGATTATCATTAATTTAATTGCGCTAATTTTAACGCCAAAGCAAGCCTTTGTCACTGTGTCGTTATATATCATAATGGGGTTGATTGGCTTGCCTGTTTTTTCAGGAGGAGCTTCAGGTCTTGCTAAAATTTTAAGTCCAACGGGAGGCTTTATTATGGGATTTTTAATCGCAGCTCCACTCATGAGTTATGTAAAAGGAGAATGCGTCCATTTAAAATCAGCGTTATGCATTACAATCTTAATTGGAATGCCGATTATTTATTTATTTGGAACGTATTGGATGAGTTTAAATCAAGGAATCGGTATTTATGATGCGTTTAAAGTGTCTGTTATCCCATTTGTTTTAGGTGATGTAGTCAAATGTGTGATTGCCTCTTTAGTAGCGGTTAGACTCACTAAAAGGGTTAATCAATCCGTTTTTAGAGGGCAGCTTGTGAATGAATAATGTGGTGGATTTAGAATCTTTATTTGGATTTAAACTTGATTTGATAGAAGAGGAAGAATGTCACTTTATGACCTGAAAATTAAAAAGTGAAGTCACGAATTTCGAGACTTCACTTTTTATGATGAAGTTGTTTATCCTAAGGCAACATCCATGACCATCATCACCATAAATCCTAAGATGACACCGATAGCGGCTAAGTTTTTATTGTCTCTTGCACTTTCTGGAATCAATTCAGAAGACACGACTGAAATCATAGCACCAGCTGCGAAAGCTAATAAAAAAGGAAGTAAGCTACGAACACTAATAGCTGCCAAGGCTCCAATCACACCTGCCACAGGTTCAACTAATCCAGAAGCTTGTCCAGAAAGGAATGATTTCCATCGACTATACCCTTCTCGACGTAAAGGTAGTGAAACGGCAGCCCCTTCAGGAAAGTTTTGAAGTCCGATTCCAATAGCGAGTAAAATAGCAGAAATTAAAGTGGCTCCTTCAATTCCCGCGACAACACCACCAAATGCAACCCCGACAGCTAATCCTTCGGGAATATTATGTATCGTAACTGCTGACACGAGCAGTAAACTGCGTTTTAAAGAATTTTTACCTTCGGCATCTCTCCACTGATTAAAGTAGAAGTGATCCATTAGTTTTTCAGATAAGACAACAAATAAACCGCCAGCTAAAAATCCAAGTGCTGGAGTAAACCAGACGAAATGTGAACCTAAATCTTCCGCTAACTCGAGTGCTGGATTTAATAATGACCAGAAACTGGCGGCAATCATAACGCCTGCTCCAAATCCGAGCATCCCATCAAGTAATCTTTTATTAATGTTCTTAAAGAAAAGAACGACGGCAGCTCCTAGAGCAGTTACTCCCCAAGTAAAAATTGTCGCAAGTAATGCTTGAATTACTGGAGAGAGGCTAGCAAACCATTCCATTTTAAAAATCCTCTCCTTTTTGTCTGTTTATACATTGTCAGTATATTCTAACCTTAGAAATGTGTGCCTGCCTAAAGATGAAGATAAGGAGCTCATTCTCAAATTTGGAAAATATTTAAGCTAGATAACAGTGAATTTTTTTTATATAATAGGATTGTTAGAAATGGAATGTCAAATCAGACAAGTGCTGATTGGCAGACCATTTTAATGATCTCATGTTGGCGCATGAGATTTTTTTATGGGGTTTAATGAACTTTGTTTTTCGCATGAAGAAATCATTGGAGTGCAATTGAAATTCGAAACAATCTAAAATGGAGCGCTGAGGGCGTTCCTTTTTTAATGGATAATTACTGTTGTGCCATCGGGAATCGTCTCATAAATCCATTTTGCATTCGATGGATTTAAACGGATACAACCATGACTTAAAGCTTGTCCGAGTCTTCCATCAATGATATAGCTGCCTGTTGGATCGTATAAAACGGAATGATAGTAATAACCTTCGGCAAAACGTGTGGCATCTTTAACCGTATAACGGTTTGTTCCAAAAGAGGGTTTTCGTCCAATGATTGAAAACGTTCCGCTAATCGTAGGTGTACGAGGAGCGCCAATCGTTGATTTCCATTTGAAAAGTTGGGTCCAAATGTCGTTTTCTTTTTTAAACACATACGTCTCGCGATGCTTCAAATCAGTCGTTAACAAATAATCAGTGGGGCTTTGAATATCATTATCATTCACAAATTTTAACATATCAGTTGAAAACTCAGCTTGTTTCGTTAAATCAGGTTTTTGACCATCATCAGATAGATAAGTATTAAACACATAACCAAATTCATCGTTGTAAACGACATAACTCCAGTTTCCCTCTGTTGCTAAAACTTCAATACGTGATTGTTTGGGAATAAGGGTTAGTACATTAGAAGTGGTTGATGGCGCTTCTCGTAAATTTAAGTTGCTATAAGGGGACATTGTTTTTGACACATAATCACGACTGACATACCCTCTCGTCCCTTGATAATTCACTTCTAACCATTCATCATCCGTATCCGTCACTTCGATTTTTGAATACTTCGGAATCATCAAAAGGATTGGGGCTGAGGTTGATTTACCCCTTCGAAGATTTAAGTTACTGGTTGTATATTTGATTTGAATCGTACGCACTTGGAAATTGATAATTTGCAATTGTATCCATCCTTTCAAAGTTAGTCTACTCATAGCCTATGTGAAGATTAAATAATCAGTTCATGATATAATGTGAAAAAATGGAGGGATGGATTTGCAAACAGAAGGAGTATTTACAATCGTAGTAAACAAGAAGCAGGAGGTATTATTAGTCAAACGAAAAGATTTACCGATTTGGGATTTACCAGGAGGTAGAGTGGATGAAAGGGAATTATTAGAAGAGGCGGCCAAACGTGAGGTGCGTGAAGAAACTGGATACGAGGTGGAGATTGTTGACAAAGTGGGTGTTTATGATCGACCATCATTTCATGATGTGCAACATATCTACACAGGCATTGTAACGGGAGGCTGAGGAATTGAAAACGGTCCTGAAACGGCTAAACTCAAATTTTTTAATCCCAAATGTCTGCCGCTTTTGATGGTGCCACACCGTAAAAAACAAATTAGAGATTATCAAAAAAATAAACGTCACCTTAAAGAAATATTAGAAGATTCTTGGTTATTTTTGAAGTTGTTTCACTAACAGTTAGTATAAGTTTGAGAGGGATGAAACAAGATAAGAAGAGTAATTTCATGAAAGTGAATGAAGAGAATGGAACAAAAAAATTTTAAAAAATTAATCTTAAGTGGCGTCTTATTTGTTGGACTGATTGCGATTACGTTTTACCTTTTATTTCGTAAGCAAAATCTAGGTGACTTATTTCAAACACTCAAACTTGTCAATTTGATGTGGGTGTTCATTGGGGTAGGATGTATGTTTATATATATGTGTCTAGATGCGTTAAATATCAAGCGAATCTTACATATTCTACATCAAGATATTTCCTATTTTAATTGCTTAAGGTATACTTTTTCAGGCTTTTTCTTTAGCTCAGTAACCCCTTCAGCATCTGGTGGTCAGCCGATGCAAATTTATTATATGTTTAAAGATCACATTGAAATCTCGCATTCTTCTTTAGCTTTATTGCTTAACTTTGCGAGCTTTCAACTCGTGACGATTACGGTGGCGATTATCTCCTTTTTAAGTGAGTATCGATTTTTAGGGGATATTGGAAGAACCCTAAAAATTTTATTAATGATTGGCGTTGGCGTAAATTCTTTTTTATTGGTTATCGTATTGATGGGGATTTTTTCAAAAACATGGTCTCTTAAAATCGTTGATTTTGTTTTAAGTCTTTTACAAAAGCTAAAGGTTAAACAAATTGAGTATTTGAGACAATTAGCATATGATCAAATTAAAAAGTATCAAGAAGGAGCTGTCTACATAAAGACACATCAAACACGCATGGGATCAGTTTTATTAACCACCTTTTTTCAAGTCATGGCCATGCATTCTGTGACGTATTGTGTGTATCGAGCGTTTGGCTTATCAGATTTTTCTTATCTCAAAGTGCTATCCCTTCAAGCCATTTTATATATAGCTGTGTCAGCCATTCCATTACCAGGTGCAGTTGGAGTGAGTGAAGGTGGGTTTGTCATGTTATTTGCGACCCTATTTCCGAAAATGTTAATTGATTCAGCCATGCTTTTAAGCCGAGGCATCAGTTTTTATTTATTTGTGGCGATTAGTGGATTAGTGGTGCTATTGGGTCACCTTCTAATAGCCAAACAGAATAAGAAAAAAGAAGGTTTAACTAGTTAACCTTTTTTTCTTTTATGAACGAGAAGAGGATAAATGGGGATAAAAGAAACTAGGTCTTTTCGTGAAGTAGTGTTACAATAGAGAAGTCTCATTGATTTTCGATAAGAAGAAATCGTTATCAGGAACTCATTCATTTCGCTTAAGGGACCGAAATAACCAAGTTTGAATCGTTATAGTTCGGTTATGAATTGTTTGGGTTATAGAACAGATTAAGAAAGTATAGAGGGATTTAAATGACAGCATTTAATGAGTTACAACTGAGTGAATCGATTTTGAAATCATTAACAGGACTTGGATATGAGCACGCGACAGAGGTACAGGCAAGTGTCATTCCAACTGTTTTAAATAAACAAGATTTGATTGTGCAATCTAAAACCGGAAGCGGGAAAACAGCAGCGTTTGGGATTCCGATATGTGAAATGTTAGATTGGGATGAGAATAAGCCTCAGGCGCTTATTTTAACGCCAACACGAGAATTAGCACTACAAATTAAAGAAGAGATTTCAAATATTGGCCGTTTCAAGCGAATCAAGGTAACGGCGGTTTATGGGAAGTCTCCATTTAAAGAGCAGGCTCGTGAATTAAAGCAAAAAACTCATATCGTCGTGGGAACACCAGGTCGTGTTCAAGACCATTTAGAACGTGGGACGTTGTCTCTTGATAAATTATCTTTATTCGTATTAGATGAAGCTGATGAAATGTTAAAGATGGGGTTCATTGAGGTCGTTGAAAATATTATGAATGAAGCACCTAGAAAACGTCAAACGATGTTATTTTCAGCCACAATGCCAGATCGCATTAAAAAATTAAGCCAGCATTATTTAACTCATCCACAAGAAATAAAGATTGAATCACCGACTTTAACAACAGATCTTGTTGAACATGCACTATATGAAGTTCGTGAACAAGAGAAGGTAAAATTATTACAAGATTTATTAATGGTTGAAAATCCAGAGCGTTGTATGATTTTCTGTTCAACGAAAGAAGCGGTTGATGCCCTGTATCGTAATTTATCTCAAAAAGGCTATCCAATTGAACGTTTGCACGGAGGACTGGATCAGAAAGAACGTTTTGAAACGATGAAAAACTTCAAAATTGGTCGTTTTGCCTACTTAGTCTCAACCGATGTCGCAGCTCGTGGGATTGATGTATCAGGGGTTAGTCATGTGATTAACTATGATCTCCCACCGGAAAAAGATTCATTTGTTCACCGTATTGGTCGTGCCGGTCGTGCCGGTCAAAAAGGTAAGGCAATCACATTTGCGACTCGATTTGACCAAAGATGGTTAGAAGAGATTCAAGCTTATATTGGGTTTGAGTTACCGATTTGTGAACGTCCAAGTGAGGATGTGACGCAACAAGCGAAAGATGGGTTTATGAAAAAATTAAATTCACGTCCGACCTTACGTCATGAAAAAACGGCAGATGTAAACCGTGAAATTATGAAGTTATATATCAATGGTGGTAAGAAAAAGAAATTACGTGCGATTGATTTTGTGGGCGCAATTACGTCAGTTGATGGAGTAAGTGGCGAGGATATTGGAATTATTGATATTCAGGATAATGTCACGTATGTTGATATTTTAAATGGCAAAGGATGGACTGTTATTCGCGGTCTAAAAGATAAAACCATTAAAGGGAAAAAATTACGCGTTCAAAAAGCATATGAATAATGAAAAGGAGTTTGTTCTTTAGGGAACAAGCTCTTTTTTTGAAAGTAAATTCAGAAAAAAAAGTAATATTTTTATTATGAAAAGGCATTGTTTTCAACAAACAAAATGAATGGTAAAAATAAAGCGCAAAAACCGTTGCAACAAAAGATTTGGAAAAAAACTTGAGCTTAGAATCAAAAGGTAATTGAAATTTATGAGTGTATCAATTAATAAATTAAAAATATCACAAAAAAAAAGAAGAATGTGATAAAAATCACAGTTTTTTTAAAAACTTGATGGTAGAATGAAAAAAGTAATGAGCTAAAAGCTAGATAGCTCTCATCAAAATTAGTCATATAAATGGTTGTAAATGGTTAAACTGTTAAAGAAGGATAATTTAAAACCTAAAGGAGATGTCGATGACAAAAGTAATTAATGTGATGGGTCAAGGTTCGAATGTTGGAAAAACAGACTTGATGGAAGGACTCATTCAAGAGCTTAAAACGCGAGGATTAAGTGTTGCAACCGTGAAACACGATGTACATGGTTTTGATATCGATCATAAAGGTAAAGATACTTACCGTCATCGTGAAGCGGGCGCAGAAACGGTTATTATCTCTTCAAAAAAGAGATTTGCAATGATTAAAGAAGTAGAAGAAGAAATAAAGTTAAACGATATTTTGAAGTTATTAAAAGATAAAGATATTATTTTGGTTGAAGGCTATAAAAAAAGTCCTTTAAGAAAAATTGAAGTCTATCGTGAAGGATTTAGTGAAGGGATTCTAACACCGGAACATTTATTGATTGCGATTGCTTCTAAAACAGAGGTTTTAAGTGAATCTCATTTAGTGATTGATAAAGAAGATTATAAGTCGTTAGCAGATTTAATACTGCAAGAAAAAGAATTTGAATTTGAAGAATAATTGAATAATTTTCTTGAGTATAAAAGGTCCTAAGGAAGTAAAATCTAAGGCATTTATACCTGAATCTAACAAAAGATTCACAGGGTGATACTTGAAAAAGTATGATCTCCACGTTTTGGGAAGGAAAATCAGTAGAGTTTATATAGATTTATATAAGCTTATTGCTCATGCCCAAAAATGGGTGGATGTAATAAGCTTTTTTTGTTGTCAAAAGTAGAGGTGATGGAGATGAAATCATTTATAAGTTTAGAAGAGGCCTTAACCATTATGGATCAAAATATTCTGTCACTTCAAAGTGAAACTGTGGAGTTGCTTGAGAGTGTCGGTAGGATTTGTAGTCAATCGATTTTCTCAGGTATTAATAATCCACCGTTTGATAAGTCGGCCATGGATGGTTATGCAGTTCGAGTTGAAGACTTAAATGAAGTTCCTAAAAAACTAGACATTATAACGACCGTCTTTGCAGGGACAAATAGTGAAGAAGAAGTTCGACCAGGGACCGCCATCAAAATCATGACGGGTGCAAAGATTCCTAAAGGTGCAAATGCCGTGGTGAAAGTTGAAGAGACAACGTGCGAGTCAAATCAGGTCACGATTTTGAAAAAAGCCACTCCTCAGCAATTTATCTGCCCAATAGGAGAAGATATTGAAATTGGGACGTTATTAGTCGAAGCAAAAAAAACATTAAATTATGCGGATATTGGGATTTTAGCGAGTGCAGGTATTCATGAGGTTCAAGTGTATAAAAAACCACGAGTGGCCTTTATTAGTACCGGAGATGAAGTCATGGATGTCAATCAACCGTTAAAAGAAGCTAAAATTTATAATAGTAATAAGTATGCACTCATCGCAAGATTAAAAGAAATGGGATATGACATCACCTATATCGACCATGAATTTGATTCAGAGATTGAAATTGCAAAGAAGTTAAAGCAAGCTGCAGAAGTTTCAGATTTAGTGATCACAACAGGTGGAGCGTCTGTTGGTGAGAAAGATTTAATTAAAGAAGCGATTGAGGCGCTAGGTGGAGAGAAGTTATTTTGGAAAATTCTCATTAAACCTGGATCGGCCATGCTAGCGAGTCTTTATGAAGGAAAACCAATCATTAGTTTATCAGGAAATCCAACAGCAGCGCTCACGACTTTTGAATTAATGGTCAAACCGACGCTTGAAAAATTGAGTGGACAGGTCAAAATAGAATTAAAAAGAGAACAAGCTATTTTACAATCTGATTTTACGAAGTCTTCACCACAAAGACGTTTCGTTCGAGGATTTTTTGAAGCGACACAAGAAGGACAACGTGTGTTTGTGACACAAGTGAAAAGTGGGAATAGCATTCTAAGTTCTGCCCTTCATTCTAATTGTTTAATAGAATTTGAAGCTAATCAAGAACCATTAAAAGCAGGATCGATTGTGACAATCATTAAATTATAAAAGAGGTGGCAGCATTGATTTCAAAAACACTAGCTATTTTAGCAGGTGGAAAAAGTAGCCGTATGAATTATCAGAATAAAGCGTTCATTGCATATAAAGAAAAGCAGTTTATCGAGCATATCATCGAGGCAGGGCGTGATTTTGAAGAGATGATCATTGTGACAAATCAACCAGAAGATTATCAAAAATATAACCTTAAGACAATTTCCGACATTTTCCCGGGAAATGGTCCATTATCCGGCATTCATGTTGCCTTAAAGGCAGCAAAAAATGAAGAAGTGCTATGTATCGCATGTGATATGCCCCTGACAAGTCGAGAGGTGCTTTATTACTTAGGAGAATATGTAACGGATGCTGATGTTTTAGTAC is a window of Turicibacter sanguinis DNA encoding:
- a CDS encoding DEAD/DEAH box helicase; amino-acid sequence: MTAFNELQLSESILKSLTGLGYEHATEVQASVIPTVLNKQDLIVQSKTGSGKTAAFGIPICEMLDWDENKPQALILTPTRELALQIKEEISNIGRFKRIKVTAVYGKSPFKEQARELKQKTHIVVGTPGRVQDHLERGTLSLDKLSLFVLDEADEMLKMGFIEVVENIMNEAPRKRQTMLFSATMPDRIKKLSQHYLTHPQEIKIESPTLTTDLVEHALYEVREQEKVKLLQDLLMVENPERCMIFCSTKEAVDALYRNLSQKGYPIERLHGGLDQKERFETMKNFKIGRFAYLVSTDVAARGIDVSGVSHVINYDLPPEKDSFVHRIGRAGRAGQKGKAITFATRFDQRWLEEIQAYIGFELPICERPSEDVTQQAKDGFMKKLNSRPTLRHEKTADVNREIMKLYINGGKKKKLRAIDFVGAITSVDGVSGEDIGIIDIQDNVTYVDILNGKGWTVIRGLKDKTIKGKKLRVQKAYE
- the mobB gene encoding molybdopterin-guanine dinucleotide biosynthesis protein B; the protein is MTKVINVMGQGSNVGKTDLMEGLIQELKTRGLSVATVKHDVHGFDIDHKGKDTYRHREAGAETVIISSKKRFAMIKEVEEEIKLNDILKLLKDKDIILVEGYKKSPLRKIEVYREGFSEGILTPEHLLIAIASKTEVLSESHLVIDKEDYKSLADLILQEKEFEFEE
- a CDS encoding molybdopterin molybdotransferase MoeA → MKSFISLEEALTIMDQNILSLQSETVELLESVGRICSQSIFSGINNPPFDKSAMDGYAVRVEDLNEVPKKLDIITTVFAGTNSEEEVRPGTAIKIMTGAKIPKGANAVVKVEETTCESNQVTILKKATPQQFICPIGEDIEIGTLLVEAKKTLNYADIGILASAGIHEVQVYKKPRVAFISTGDEVMDVNQPLKEAKIYNSNKYALIARLKEMGYDITYIDHEFDSEIEIAKKLKQAAEVSDLVITTGGASVGEKDLIKEAIEALGGEKLFWKILIKPGSAMLASLYEGKPIISLSGNPTAALTTFELMVKPTLEKLSGQVKIELKREQAILQSDFTKSSPQRRFVRGFFEATQEGQRVFVTQVKSGNSILSSALHSNCLIEFEANQEPLKAGSIVTIIKL
- the mobA gene encoding molybdenum cofactor guanylyltransferase, encoding MAALISKTLAILAGGKSSRMNYQNKAFIAYKEKQFIEHIIEAGRDFEEMIIVTNQPEDYQKYNLKTISDIFPGNGPLSGIHVALKAAKNEEVLCIACDMPLTSREVLYYLGEYVTDADVLVPLCDDRLQPLCAVYHKRLLPKMEKCLKNQDFKLQKFILSANYEVLKGLENRQFVGKDFFNVNTPTDLLELEEI